The Sebastes umbrosus isolate fSebUmb1 chromosome 10, fSebUmb1.pri, whole genome shotgun sequence nucleotide sequence ctgATCTGGGACAGGGATCCCTCTTtagttgctcttcctgaggtttcttccatttttaccTGTTAaaggttttctttgtctttatgtATCCGAATCCTTATCCGAATCGAGAGTCAAAGGACAGAGGGTTTTATAtattgtaaagccccttgaggcatATCAGTGATtcgtgatattgggctatatacagcgggtaaaataaatattgaacacgtcaccatttttctcagtaaatatatttccaaaggtgctattgacatgaaatgttcaccagatgttggtagcaacccaagtaatctatacatacaaagaaactaaaacaaataagttcagaaattaagtaatgtgtaataatgtgaaatgacacagggaaaaagtattgaacacatgaagaaagggaggtgcaaaaaggcatggaaagccaagacaactgctgaaatctatcagtaattagaaagcaatccGGCTCCTTGTCAGTGGTtgctttgtatgtatagattacttgggttgttaccaacatctggtgaacatttcatgtcaatagcacctttgaaaatatatttactgagaaaaatggtgacgtgttcaatacttattttacccgctgtatgcTGTATGtaactgacttgacttgacgTATGAAAATACTACTCAGTAAAAAactaacaaataaaaatacaaatgaaaaatgtctgtcCAGTGTCCATTCCTTTCAGTGTAAAGGAAAACAGTCATTCAACAAAACTAATGACAGTGTTTTCCACCACCTGCAACACCACCCTGGTAGTTGCTGATAAGTAGTGTCGCCACCTTCCTTTTCATTCAGGGAAGGTTGTTTTAGCCTGACCCTTCATTTCCTGGTAGATTGGCAGCCTGTCCAGTGTGTATCTCTCCTCACCCAATGTGTGCTGAGATAGGTTCCAGCCATGTGTGACCCTAGTCAGGATGGTTTAGTGGTTTATTAATGTGTTGATCTTCTCTTTCAAACCACCTTTGGTCTCTATCATGTGTGCTTGGTGGTCATCAGAGAACTGCTTCCTGTCCCTTAGATGTAGATATACAACTCAATCTTGAGATGAGCAGAAGTTGAAAGTTCTCGCTGAAGTTCTTGTGAATATCCTATACCTGGATGACTCAGGATCTTTACATGGAATTTATTCTCAGAAGCTAAATCATGGTCATGTTTTCGAATGccaataattattaatcaagcTCTTACTGCACCACGTTATAATGTCAAAGCGTGTAATTGACCCGCCTGTCTACCAGAGGCAGGCaagtctcatacactgttcgtagctatacctactaAATGTAATACACTGAAATTCGTGTacatcccacgaaatcaatttgtgtgtgtaattcacgtaattgtgaaccaggaattATAAAGAGAAGTGaatgccgcgtagggaggaggtcggggttgaTGGATGGGTTAAAAAACTTTCCGGTTCGTGTATAGTGTGGAACCAggagtcaacgttgatttattcgtcacgtaACTTCAGTACTGAAGTAACttcacttccggagttattttaagcccaactacgatcttttcctaaacccaactaagtagttttgttgcctaatcctaaccaaatcaatcttttcctaagactaagtagttttgttgccaaaaacttaaggaagttgtttcctgtgaagatggaagtttattttgaaaagactatataCATGTAACAAGCTAAAATTTACGTGTTTTCGGAAGATATCATATATATGAACGGTATGATATAATACATTGCCAGAGGATAGCGTGATAGTGCCTTGCTGAGGCGTTAATATTATACACGTGTAGGAAGGTGCAGTatcagcagggggcaacaaaactactcactTAGGTCTCGCaatcaaaaccacttaggtttaggaaaaaaagtaTCTAAactgggcttaaaataagtacataaactaagttaAATAGGTACGGAAATAAAATAactaagtatggaaaacacataacaaacatctcacataacttacaaaactaaacaccggtctcctggttgatagtcctgtgtttgtaggacccatccaccttccctcacgtccaccataagcagtctttctccctttttactCTACGGGACTAGCTCTGAGCGCAGCATATTCACGCAGCTTCAttaacattgcagtcagtacacacTATGGCGttcaaatgacacgcctaaagcaagaacggcgttcttattacacactttttgccttgcgcattatcgtatCACtcacacgccttttcgtgcgacggGGCTGCTAACTGATGAATCTGAATTACAAAAGATCCACCTTGtgatatttaacacatttaaatataagTTATTTGGGATGCATTTTGACAGTGACTCATAAGATATTCCCAAAGTGTCTTATAACTAAAAGAAGCGAAATGAATGAATTTGCAACTTTAATTCAGCGGCATACCAATATGTAAAATTCATGAGCTGGCCAGGTTGGTGTCAGGAAATTCAAAAAGAAGGTTGAGTGTCAGTGCACAAACTAGATCTGTAAAGAAACCCTTGCATGTTGATTCCGAGAGAATGACAGCAAAACCCGAGGCTTTCTGTTGATGTTTAAAAAGGTGAAACTTTTCGACATTTCTTATCATCCACCGTGCATTTCTAATGTATCTGCAGGAAAGATATAAATATTCatctgcattatttatttaaggaCCCAGGAATCCCAGCGAGTCCGTGGATGCTATAGGCAACTTACATTAGGGAAAAAAGCAAATAACAGTAAAgctcaataaataaaagcagcttTTCTTTCCAGTGTCTCATTGTTTATTATCACATAAAGTCCATTCATCTACCAAGGAAGCATGCAATGTATTGATTCTTTTCAAGGATAGATAATCACGaaaaaatgattttcttttcaagacattcaaatgtcttttttgctTTGCCACTTCTTTAAATGAGCCCTCTCAATGCTCTACATTCCACAAAATTACATCTACTGAGGATTATTGAATATCTTCAAAGAAGGAaaatagaaaacacacaaaagcaatGATCAATGAAAATATTTCTTTAGTATCAAGAGTTATTTGACCTTACGAAAAatcaatataaaacaaaacagatacaggaaatacaaagattAACCAGGTACTGTAGTCAACATCATGGATCTCTTAGGGCAGTAATAGCTGTATTTACAAGTCTTACGTCTAATATATCTTATACACATGCTACGACATTTCACAAGAACACAGTGTACAGTCACAgtgtgcaataattacattccCATAATACCTCAAATAGAAGTCCTGCATGTACTGCTgactaacatactgtatgttgcccCATTAATCAATGTACTTTCATGGTTAGACCTTTCCTTGAGTTTCATGATGCTTCAAAATTGTGATCTAAACACAAGAGAAATGTTCCATGTCAAAATCATCACTGTCTGCTATGTAGTTTCTGGATATCAACAGCCCAAATTTAAATGACTATGCTATATTTAAGACTCTCTCCTTTTCACCTCAAGTGAATGCATTCAATCTCCTCTGTTACAGGCATGGACGAGGTCCTAATATCCATCTCGTCCACCGTCTTACTGGCGGCATACGTCGACCTCCAGCGCAGCAGCACAATCTTCTTCAGGTATTTAACGGTGTTGTTCTTGACACTGACAAAACAGAAGGTATTGATCATGCTGTTGCTCATGGCGATGCACTCGATGATGTAGAAGGCCACCAACGAGTTCTTCTGGCGGGAGATCAGCGTCGGGTGAAAATCTCGCAGGATGGTGAAGCCGTATAACGGCGCCCAGCACAGGATGTACGCCGTCAAGATCCCGATCAGGACCATCACCGTTTTGCGGCGACAACGCAACCTCTTCCTGATCTGCTCCGTCTGGAAACCCGGGACGTTCTTGAACCAGAGCTCGCGGGAGATTTGGGCGTAGCACATTGCCATGACGATCACGGGCCCGACGAACTCCACAGCGAAAACGAACAGGAAGTAGGAGCGGTAGTAGGCCTGCTGGTCCACAGGCCAGATCTGGGCGCAGAAGACTTTGTGAGTGGTCGGGGTGGTGCCGCTGTGAGGGTATATGATCTCAGAGGCAAAGTAGGCAGAGGGGATGGATATCAGGATGGGAACAATCCAGACTCCTGTTATCAGGAAGTAGGCGGTTTGGTACTTCATGCGAGGCCTCAAAGGATGGACTATAGCCATGTACCTGGAAGAACACAGacatatagaccttttcattgccaccCAGTTGCTAGGACAACAGCTTTACTTCCTTTAAGcaactgcattaacaaacactgcaacaggaaatacaaaggagCACATTCGGAAAGTTTgagttgtcaagtttgaaaaggtctactGAAGAGACAGGGAAAACACACGTAATTCAGTGCAATCAAACCACCCTTTTTAGCAGTCTGAGTGCTGTGTGAAGTCTATAGATTCAGCAAATGGCTCTCAGTCACTCATGGAAGATTGACGTTTAATACACAGCACTCCATTGTTCAGTGAACTGAATTTTTCATACTGGTAAAAGGTTATGCTTATGGGGTCAAAATGTATGGAGGCTTTTTTCTATAGAGACAATCTCTTATCCATATGTAAAACAGGAGCCAAATGCATGAACTAACCACGGCATGTTTGTAAAGACAAATATCCAGTTTTAACATTAATGCGTCAGCCATTTCAATGTGGATACTCCTATATCATACATAATTCATACAGCCAAACAAagcctccatccatccatttcttATCCAGGGCCGCGgagggcagcaggcttagcaggatATTCCAGACGTCCTTCTCctcagcaacgttttccagttcttcctgggggaccccaaggtgttcccaggccagacgagatatactgtatattctctccagcgtgttctgggtctaccctcACCATGCTCTTAATTAGATTCCCATTGATATACTGTAGTGATGGGCGATCTTTAGTGACTTAAgtgtcaagtaacaacagcatgttctcatcccacctcgtcacatacagtactgacgctttgtcagacctgtcggcgtcactttttctgtcgcagtaaacacgtgcttaatgttgtaaattaaatgACCAGTGTGTCACAataagggggatctattggcataaatggaatataatattaataggtctgttttctttagtgtataatcacctgataataagaagtgttgtgtttccgttagcttagaatgagctgtttatatctacatagggagcgggtcccctgttcatggagtccgccatgttgccagaatggacaaaccaaactccgtTAGCTTtttctgcttgggccggagttgataacgttactcgctcccgtcaccACCGCTCTCTCgctcttgcttcatcactcacttcccacgtaaaTACAGACTCTGCGCACTGGTTCTGCTCCAAATGGTTCTAtagagggccattcgcattttcacgtctgccaccgtagctctccaacatgcttgacacagttgtttgcaatctcctcacctcatcgctagataccgccagattctacacactggatctttaaacaaaaacacttgattaGGATAGGAAACAAACcaggttttggaaaaaaacaacatggttgggcttaaaattactaaatttttacaatgaaaatgtgaCATGACGTTGTAAACACAGGACATGAATGAaaagctgattgtaaagtgaaagtgaaatgtaacgCACATGACAtggacagcggcctcctgggtgaaagctttgtgtttgttggacccatccacctcccctcccgcctgccaTGGCggaagggtgccttgtgcagagGTATCGAACGCAGaaggccgtgacaaagcgtcagtatttgatgtCCTGgtaatgagaacgggctggtaaCAACTAGTAGCTAGATCAGAGGTTAATTTATTGAAAAAGCAATACatgctttttaaatgtgtcagTTAATAgttcaatttaattattttgtctTAATTACCAACTTAATCAAAtgattgtattatatatatatttttgaagtAATTTCCTATTTAATTTCCAACACCGTTGACTTATTCAATTAATTCCTCTGCGGCAGCATTACCATTTACGCTACATCCGAATACACTTGAGATTTAAATATGCAGCCTGTGTGCCATGTTCAAATACAGAGCACCACCCACAAAGAAGTAAATTATCAGCCATTATCTTGGCAGCAGGCCTGTGGATTCTCCGTAACAGGCTGTTTTTTATGGTTAACACAAGTAAGCTGTCAGGAGGATTATTGACCAAAcaatactttataataatcacttTGGCACACTAAACACTCGTTATccagcttttgtgttttgttacatttaaatcCCCTCACAAGGCTTCTTAAATTTCAAACGTGCTTCTTTGTGAATCTGTGGATGTTATGTGCACTCATGCATACAGGTAGGTGTCTACCTACATGTATGTGTGCACTATAAGCAGTGTAGTAATGTGACTGCCATGTATTTCAGAGAAAAGTAAgggagtggaggtggtggaggttgCATTCTGGGTACCTGCAGTGTTTCCTTTTGTAAAAGTTAGAAAATTGAactttttacacacaaaaataaacagtCAGAGTGTTATTTCATTGTGCAAAAGTGCTCAAGTATGCCACAAGGTAGGCAAAAATCAATAGCAACCCCTTGTGTCACTAAACATTTCATCAATGCTTACAGAACCTTGGATTCAGGGCCTTTAATATCCAGGACACAGGTGCAGGCAATGAACCAGTCAGTTTAATCAATCAGAGGGATGAAGTGTGACTATAGACTATGTTATATGGGTAACATGTAGCGCTAATGATCTGTGCCTCCCCCAAAGCAATCACGGTCTTTAGCATCGTTTATGGAGCTTCATAAAGGCTTTTTCAGTTTATGTGAATGTAGGCACACAGCAGATATTTGGACTCGTTAgagaaggaaaaacacaggtgttactaatcaCATAAACGGTGGTCGACATATTCGAGTGTCCTATTAAGCTGTGACAGTACAGTGagtcagcatgcacaataccaggacacTGAACGGGAGCAGCTATGAAATCCagccataattaatttgatcatttacacctgtgctttttctacGGTCACGAAAGGCCTATTCAACATGTGTGCTGCTACTTCCACCCTCTAATTATCTGAACATGTTAAATTACTAAATTactttaatacaataaaaaaatagtcacaaaatgtttcTCCCCGCTACATGACcttttttaggctttttgctccttgttttcttgtctttttttacttACCTTTGCAAAAATATCCCCTCTGTTTAAAGTATACTTCTAAGCATGATGATAACATTTAGCagatatattcagttttaaaattTGCCGATATACTCACTAATGCATCTGGGTTCccacaagcccccaggaagtgcaccgggctttgatgcaaatttccgtagtggccaaacg carries:
- the prokr1b gene encoding prokineticin receptor 1b, with product MGDSNISHMVAAYTESQEGLPAGKLDHYMDSYDMDYGIPPDEIPDTTQGQAFFVATIVIGVVLVCIMLVCGIGNFIFIATLMRYKKLRNLTNLLIANLAISDFIVAVVCCPFLVDYYVVKQLSWDHGLLLCASVNYLRTVSLYVSTNALLAIAVDRYMAIVHPLRPRMKYQTAYFLITGVWIVPILISIPSAYFASEIIYPHSGTTPTTHKVFCAQIWPVDQQAYYRSYFLFVFAVEFVGPVIVMAMCYAQISRELWFKNVPGFQTEQIRKRLRCRRKTVMVLIGILTAYILCWAPLYGFTILRDFHPTLISRQKNSLVAFYIIECIAMSNSMINTFCFVSVKNNTVKYLKKIVLLRWRSTYAASKTVDEMDIRTSSMPVTEEIECIHLR